The Nocardia sp. XZ_19_385 genome window below encodes:
- a CDS encoding amidase, translating into MHEIVAAGVREQRELLDRGEISAAELVEATLQRIGESDLNAFSTVLRDRARAEAAERDRERAAGADLGPLHGIPIAVKEELDLAGEVTTFGTRANHRPATADSEVVRRLRAAGAVIVGKTAMPEFGQWPFTESTTHGVTRNPWDRTRSTGGSSGGSAAAVAAGLVPVAIGGDGGGSIRIPAACCGLFGLKTQRGRVPTAPHEHLWWALGVVGPLTRTVYDSALVYDVIRGSTPRDRFHAPDPIMSFVAAASRPSAGLRIGYSTKSPTPLAKPDPQHVQAVLDTAELLASLGHSVFEIDPHYPDPTSAFLPQFFGGVRAEAELVDDPKLLERRTRETVALGAWARRPVIERAIRHGEALAHKVDRLFESCDLLLTPTIAIRPPRVGVLDGAGSVRALLRSMPMVAYTGMWNVTGHPAASVPAGVGTDGLPLAVQLVGPSNGETTILSVAAQLEEARPQPRPF; encoded by the coding sequence ATGCACGAGATCGTGGCTGCCGGAGTGCGAGAGCAGCGGGAGCTGCTGGACCGGGGGGAGATCTCGGCCGCGGAGCTGGTAGAGGCCACCCTGCAACGGATCGGCGAGTCCGACCTCAACGCCTTCAGTACCGTGCTGCGCGACCGCGCGCGGGCCGAAGCCGCCGAGCGCGACCGGGAACGCGCCGCGGGCGCGGACCTGGGTCCGCTGCACGGCATCCCGATCGCGGTGAAGGAAGAACTCGACCTGGCCGGCGAGGTCACGACGTTCGGCACCCGCGCCAATCACCGGCCGGCCACCGCCGATTCGGAGGTGGTGCGGCGGCTGCGGGCGGCCGGTGCGGTGATCGTCGGGAAGACGGCGATGCCGGAATTCGGGCAGTGGCCCTTCACTGAATCCACCACGCACGGCGTCACTCGGAATCCTTGGGACCGCACCCGTTCGACCGGCGGTTCCAGCGGTGGCTCCGCCGCAGCCGTGGCGGCCGGGCTGGTGCCGGTCGCGATCGGCGGCGACGGTGGTGGGTCGATCCGCATTCCGGCGGCCTGCTGTGGCTTATTCGGCTTGAAGACGCAGCGCGGACGGGTGCCGACCGCGCCTCACGAACACCTCTGGTGGGCACTGGGCGTCGTGGGCCCGCTGACGCGCACCGTCTACGACAGCGCCCTCGTCTACGACGTGATCCGCGGCAGCACACCGCGTGATCGTTTCCACGCACCGGACCCGATCATGTCCTTCGTCGCGGCTGCCTCGCGGCCGAGCGCCGGGCTTCGCATCGGCTACAGCACGAAATCGCCGACGCCCCTGGCAAAACCGGATCCCCAGCATGTCCAGGCCGTGCTCGACACCGCCGAACTGCTGGCGAGCCTGGGCCATTCGGTCTTCGAGATCGACCCGCACTACCCGGACCCGACCTCGGCCTTCCTGCCGCAGTTCTTCGGCGGCGTCCGCGCCGAGGCCGAACTCGTCGACGACCCGAAGCTGCTGGAGCGCCGCACCCGCGAAACCGTCGCCCTCGGTGCCTGGGCGCGCCGACCGGTCATCGAGCGGGCCATACGCCACGGAGAAGCGCTGGCCCACAAGGTCGATCGTCTCTTCGAGAGCTGCGATCTGCTGCTGACACCCACCATCGCGATCCGTCCGCCCCGCGTCGGTGTGCTCGACGGCGCGGGCAGCGTCCGCGCCCTCCTGCGCTCGATGCCGATGGTCGCCTACACCGGCATGTGGAACGTCACCGGCCATCCGGCGGCCTCCGTTCCCGCCGGAGTCGGCACCGACGGCTTGCCGCTCGCGGTCCAGCTCGTCGGCCCGTCGAATGGCGAAACCACGATTCTGTCGGTGGCCGCGCAGCTGGAAGAGGCTCGGCCGCAACCACGTCCGTTCTGA
- a CDS encoding arsenate reductase ArsC, with translation MASKPSVLFVCVHNAGRSQMAQGFLTHLAGDRIEVRSAGSAPAESVNPAAVQAMSEVGIDIADQSPKILSADTVQSSDVVITMGCGDACPYFPGVSYRDWVLDDPAGQGVEAVRPIRDEIKKRVEELIGELLPN, from the coding sequence ATGGCTTCCAAGCCCAGTGTCCTGTTCGTCTGTGTCCACAACGCCGGGCGCTCCCAAATGGCTCAAGGCTTCCTCACCCACCTCGCGGGCGATCGGATCGAGGTCCGCTCCGCGGGCAGCGCGCCCGCCGAGTCGGTGAATCCCGCCGCGGTACAGGCGATGTCGGAGGTCGGCATCGATATCGCCGATCAGTCACCGAAAATCCTGTCCGCGGACACGGTGCAGAGCTCCGACGTGGTGATCACCATGGGCTGCGGGGACGCCTGCCCGTATTTTCCCGGCGTCAGCTACCGCGATTGGGTGCTCGACGACCCCGCGGGTCAGGGTGTCGAGGCAGTGCGGCCGATCCGTGACGAGATCAAGAAGCGGGTCGAGGAATTGATCGGCGAGCTGCTGCCGAACTGA
- a CDS encoding MIP/aquaporin family protein, with product MSPLARRILAEFIGTALLVAVVVGSGIAAQQLSAGDVGLQLLENSTATVFGLAVLILVFGPISGAHFNPVVSAADWLAGRRRGTGLAPVELASYIGAQIGGGILGSILANAMFDLPALQISTHHRITSGHLIGEFIATAGLLMVIFALARSGRAALSAVAVAAWIGAAYWFTSSTSFANPAVTIGRVFTDTFAGIAPTSAPAFIAAQILGAGAGLALIIALYPDTGDHADHVVVGHDQPAQH from the coding sequence GTGAGCCCGCTGGCACGCCGGATTCTCGCCGAGTTCATCGGCACCGCGCTGCTGGTAGCCGTCGTGGTCGGCTCCGGCATCGCCGCCCAGCAACTCTCGGCCGGTGACGTCGGCCTGCAACTGCTGGAGAACTCGACCGCCACCGTATTCGGCTTGGCGGTGCTGATCCTGGTCTTCGGACCGATCTCCGGCGCACATTTCAACCCGGTCGTCTCGGCCGCCGACTGGTTGGCGGGCCGCCGCCGCGGCACCGGCCTGGCCCCCGTCGAACTCGCGTCCTACATCGGCGCGCAGATCGGCGGCGGCATCCTCGGATCGATCCTGGCCAACGCCATGTTCGACCTGCCCGCACTGCAGATCTCCACCCACCACCGCATCACCAGCGGCCACCTGATCGGCGAATTCATCGCCACCGCGGGCCTGCTCATGGTGATCTTCGCGCTCGCCCGCAGCGGTCGCGCGGCGCTGTCGGCGGTCGCGGTCGCCGCGTGGATCGGGGCCGCGTACTGGTTCACCAGTTCCACGTCCTTCGCCAACCCGGCCGTCACGATCGGCCGGGTCTTCACCGACACCTTCGCCGGTATCGCCCCGACGTCGGCCCCGGCCTTCATCGCCGCCCAAATCCTCGGCGCCGGAGCCGGATTGGCCTTGATCATCGCCCTCTATCCCGATACCGGCGACCACGCGGACCATGTCGTGGTCGGCCACGACCAACCCGCGCAGCACTGA
- a CDS encoding helix-turn-helix transcriptional regulator — translation MSKSELSVTPAQGCSPAPMVREPLTAEAATELAGVFKALSDPVRLRLLSAIASRDGGEACVCDLSAGIDLTQPTISHHLKVLREAGLLSSERRGTWVYYRVEPAALAQLSRLLDIALPTGAAQ, via the coding sequence ATGTCGAAGTCAGAGCTCTCGGTGACACCTGCGCAAGGGTGTTCTCCGGCACCGATGGTGCGTGAGCCACTCACCGCCGAAGCCGCCACCGAGTTGGCCGGTGTGTTCAAGGCGCTGTCGGATCCGGTCCGCTTGCGTTTGCTGAGCGCCATCGCCAGCCGGGACGGCGGGGAAGCCTGTGTCTGCGACCTCTCCGCGGGCATCGACCTCACCCAGCCGACGATCTCCCACCACCTGAAGGTGCTGCGCGAAGCCGGGCTGCTGTCCAGCGAACGGCGCGGAACCTGGGTCTACTACCGGGTGGAACCCGCCGCGTTGGCGCAGCTGTCACGGCTGCTCGACATCGCGTTGCCGACGGGCGCCGCCCAGTGA
- a CDS encoding metalloregulator ArsR/SmtB family transcription factor, whose translation MRTALPQAQILPTGEASTYAEWFACLAEPVRVRLLHAVATTPKGITVGALTQILGTSQSTTSHHLRKLADVGFVRLQKEGTATIVTVNQACCAGLPHAADAVMGLLAPRPCCPEDVPDDVTVRALHSEDWSAVRRIYAEGLATGIATFETTVPSRASLDAHWLPDHRWVAEIDGEIAGWAALGPVSTRSCYSGVAETSVYVADGRRGRGVGKALLHKQVNAADEAGLWTLQSSIFTENRASIALHHGAGFRTVGVRERIAERDGIWHDTVLIERRSGAC comes from the coding sequence ATGCGCACCGCACTGCCGCAAGCCCAGATCCTGCCCACCGGCGAAGCCAGCACCTACGCCGAGTGGTTCGCCTGCCTGGCCGAACCGGTGCGGGTCCGGCTGCTGCACGCGGTGGCGACGACGCCGAAGGGGATCACCGTCGGCGCGCTGACCCAGATCCTCGGCACCAGCCAGTCGACTACTTCGCATCACCTGCGCAAGCTCGCCGACGTCGGCTTCGTGCGGTTGCAGAAAGAGGGCACCGCCACCATCGTGACGGTGAACCAAGCCTGCTGCGCGGGTCTCCCGCACGCCGCCGACGCGGTGATGGGCCTGCTCGCGCCGCGACCATGCTGCCCGGAGGATGTACCGGACGACGTCACCGTCCGCGCCCTGCACTCCGAGGATTGGAGTGCGGTCCGGCGCATCTACGCCGAGGGCCTCGCGACCGGCATCGCCACCTTCGAAACCACCGTCCCCAGCCGCGCGAGCCTGGACGCGCACTGGCTGCCCGACCACCGGTGGGTCGCCGAGATCGACGGCGAAATCGCCGGTTGGGCCGCGCTCGGCCCGGTGTCGACCCGCAGCTGCTACTCGGGTGTGGCCGAGACCTCGGTGTACGTCGCCGATGGCCGGCGCGGTCGCGGCGTCGGAAAAGCCTTGCTGCACAAGCAGGTCAACGCCGCGGACGAGGCCGGCCTCTGGACGCTGCAATCCTCGATCTTCACCGAGAACCGCGCCAGCATCGCGCTGCACCACGGTGCCGGTTTCCGCACAGTCGGTGTTCGCGAACGCATCGCCGAGCGCGACGGCATCTGGCACGACACCGTGCTGATCGAACGACGCTCCGGCGCTTGCTGA
- a CDS encoding FAD-dependent oxidoreductase, with product MNALPVVVVGAGPVGLAAAAELAGRGLPVLVLERGAQAGAAVAQWNHVRVFSRWAELIAPAARPILAESDWREPDLASYPTGAEWVSRYLRPLAEGLGDRVRYGAEVIGVARRGRDRVVDAGRDTEPLTVHVRTAAGEERIAAQALIDASGTWTAPSPLGGDGLPAMGEHAAAERITYRVPDLTDAAGVARYAGKHVAVAGSGHSALTALVAFAALAEDHPGTRITWLLRRGDIGTTFGGGADDQLPARGALGEHGRKAVEAGHVEVVYGFRTETVDRDAAGRLVLIPAAGNPVEAVDEVVVLTGFRPDLSWLSEIRLELDATLQAPVALASLIDPNVHSCGTVYPHGVKELSHPEPGVFLAGMKSYGRAPTFLAMTGYEQVRSIAAALAGDHEAAERVELVLPDTGVCGGSGLFDAPAEESGGGCCSTPAAQDLALSAPNGSPQLPLLNR from the coding sequence ATGAATGCCCTCCCTGTCGTGGTTGTCGGCGCCGGGCCGGTCGGTCTGGCGGCCGCCGCCGAACTCGCCGGACGCGGACTTCCGGTGCTCGTGCTCGAACGCGGCGCACAGGCCGGCGCCGCGGTGGCGCAGTGGAATCATGTGCGGGTGTTCTCCCGCTGGGCCGAGCTCATCGCGCCCGCCGCCCGGCCGATCCTGGCGGAGTCGGATTGGCGGGAACCGGACCTGGCCTCGTATCCGACCGGCGCGGAATGGGTTTCGCGCTATTTGCGGCCGCTCGCCGAGGGGCTGGGGGATCGGGTCCGCTACGGAGCCGAGGTCATCGGTGTGGCCCGGCGCGGACGGGACCGCGTCGTCGACGCGGGACGTGACACCGAGCCGCTGACCGTGCATGTGCGCACCGCCGCGGGGGAAGAACGCATCGCCGCCCAGGCGCTGATCGACGCCTCCGGCACCTGGACCGCACCGAGCCCGCTGGGTGGCGACGGACTGCCGGCCATGGGGGAACACGCTGCGGCCGAACGGATTACCTATCGCGTTCCGGATCTCACCGACGCCGCGGGCGTGGCCCGATACGCGGGCAAGCACGTGGCCGTCGCCGGGAGCGGACATTCGGCGCTCACCGCGCTGGTGGCGTTCGCCGCGCTGGCCGAGGATCATCCCGGCACCCGGATCACCTGGCTGTTGCGGCGCGGCGACATCGGTACGACCTTCGGCGGCGGCGCCGATGATCAACTGCCCGCTCGCGGTGCGCTCGGGGAACACGGCCGCAAGGCGGTCGAGGCCGGGCATGTCGAGGTCGTGTACGGCTTCCGTACCGAAACCGTCGACCGCGACGCCGCTGGTCGCCTTGTTCTGATCCCGGCCGCGGGAAATCCGGTCGAAGCCGTCGACGAGGTGGTGGTCCTGACCGGGTTCCGCCCCGACCTTTCCTGGCTCTCGGAGATCCGGCTCGAGTTGGACGCCACGCTGCAGGCCCCGGTCGCCCTCGCGTCCCTGATCGATCCCAATGTGCACTCCTGCGGAACCGTGTATCCGCATGGTGTGAAGGAACTTTCGCATCCGGAGCCGGGCGTCTTCCTGGCCGGGATGAAGAGCTACGGCCGGGCGCCGACCTTCCTGGCCATGACCGGGTACGAGCAGGTCCGCTCCATCGCCGCCGCGTTGGCCGGAGATCACGAAGCGGCCGAACGCGTCGAGCTGGTGCTTCCGGACACCGGAGTCTGCGGTGGCTCAGGGCTTTTTGACGCCCCGGCCGAGGAGTCCGGCGGCGGGTGCTGCTCGACGCCCGCAGCGCAGGACCTGGCGTTGTCGGCGCCGAACGGGAGTCCGCAGCTGCCGCTGCTGAATCGCTGA
- a CDS encoding MFS transporter gives MRQDISVSNEPASDSELRRVLAVLCLTEITSWGILYYAFPVLAGQISAETGWSATALTAAFSAGQLVGAGAGIPVGRWLDRYGPRGVMSAGSVLGVLSLALVASAQHIAWFFVGWLLVGAAKSAVLYQPAFAALTRWHGVRRVRAMTILTLSGGLASTVFAPLTAAIAQRFDWRATYLILAVILALLTVPAHWYGLRLRWPPHPVAAPGHAVSPDRAARSREFLTLTVALATTSFAVSAAVILLVPLLIERGLSTSTAALALGLGGAGQVLSRIGYGTLERHTRVRTRTALILLGIAASTVLLGSLTTTTALIAAAVLAGMARGVLTLLKATAVTDRWGTSHYARLSGLLAAPSIVASALAPFAATALAHVLGGYPRAFQLLGVCVVAAACLSAATIPRRGH, from the coding sequence GTGAGACAAGACATCTCGGTGTCGAACGAGCCCGCGAGCGATTCGGAGCTGCGACGGGTGCTGGCGGTGTTGTGCCTCACCGAGATCACCAGCTGGGGGATTCTGTACTACGCGTTTCCGGTGCTGGCCGGGCAGATCAGCGCCGAAACCGGCTGGTCGGCAACGGCTTTGACGGCGGCGTTTTCGGCCGGTCAGTTGGTGGGCGCGGGCGCGGGAATACCGGTCGGGCGGTGGCTCGATCGCTATGGGCCGCGCGGGGTGATGAGCGCCGGGTCGGTCCTGGGCGTCCTGTCGCTGGCCTTGGTCGCTTCGGCGCAGCACATTGCCTGGTTCTTCGTCGGGTGGCTGCTGGTGGGCGCGGCCAAGAGCGCGGTGTTGTATCAGCCCGCGTTCGCGGCACTGACGCGGTGGCATGGCGTCCGGCGGGTCCGGGCGATGACCATCCTGACGCTGTCGGGTGGTTTGGCGAGCACCGTGTTCGCTCCGCTTACCGCGGCTATCGCGCAGCGGTTCGATTGGCGGGCAACCTATCTCATACTGGCCGTGATCCTCGCTCTGCTGACGGTGCCCGCGCATTGGTATGGGCTACGGCTGCGCTGGCCACCACACCCGGTTGCCGCGCCTGGGCATGCTGTCAGTCCGGATCGAGCCGCACGCAGTCGTGAATTCCTAACTCTGACAGTTGCTTTGGCGACCACCTCCTTCGCGGTCTCCGCGGCGGTGATCCTGCTGGTGCCGCTGTTGATCGAGCGCGGCCTCAGCACAAGTACGGCCGCACTCGCGCTCGGGCTCGGCGGTGCCGGTCAAGTACTGAGTCGGATCGGCTACGGCACCTTGGAGCGCCACACCAGAGTCCGCACCCGCACAGCGCTGATCCTGCTCGGCATCGCCGCGAGCACCGTCCTGCTCGGAAGCCTCACCACCACTACCGCATTGATCGCCGCCGCGGTGCTCGCGGGCATGGCCCGCGGGGTCCTCACGCTGCTGAAAGCCACCGCTGTCACCGACCGCTGGGGCACCTCGCATTACGCGCGCCTCTCCGGGCTGCTCGCCGCGCCGTCGATCGTCGCCTCAGCTCTTGCCCCCTTCGCCGCCACCGCCCTGGCCCACGTACTCGGAGGCTACCCGCGGGCGTTCCAGCTCCTCGGCGTCTGTGTAGTCGCCGCCGCCTGCCTATCTGCGGCGACCATTCCTCGTCGCGGCCACTAA
- a CDS encoding low temperature requirement protein A, producing the protein MTEHRTSGWTWRHRMTPRNPEEQHRAATPLELLLDLCFVVAVAQVALRLEHALAEGHFAAGIPSYFMVFFAIWWAWMNFSWFASAFDTDDVPYRLSTLLVMTGVLVLAAGVPRAFDDGDFAIVFVGYLVMRVGLVAQQVRAATAHPQARTTMLRYAGGESLAMAGWAVVIFALPEQLRQWGFLAMVVAELLVPLWADRAWPMPWHPHHIAERYGLLTIIVLGETILSATNAFRDALTAAANIELLLIAAGGLLIVFAMWWVYFSMNAGELLATTLQPFLWGYGHYVIFAAGAAVGAGLSVNIAQVEHHTVLSTTQAGLTVTVPVFCYLLVVWWLMVRPHGANAPYAWTMPLLGTLILAASFTPYPVPVAGVLMALLIAVSIYAHSHRPSTAD; encoded by the coding sequence ATGACCGAGCATCGGACCAGTGGGTGGACTTGGCGGCATCGGATGACGCCGCGGAATCCGGAGGAGCAGCATCGGGCGGCGACGCCGTTGGAGCTGCTGCTGGATCTGTGCTTTGTGGTCGCGGTGGCGCAGGTGGCATTGCGGTTGGAGCACGCGCTGGCCGAGGGGCACTTCGCGGCGGGGATACCGAGCTACTTCATGGTGTTCTTCGCGATCTGGTGGGCGTGGATGAACTTCAGCTGGTTCGCGTCGGCTTTCGATACCGACGATGTGCCGTATCGGCTGTCCACATTGCTGGTGATGACCGGCGTGCTTGTGCTCGCGGCCGGGGTGCCGCGGGCCTTCGACGACGGCGATTTCGCGATCGTGTTCGTCGGTTACCTGGTGATGCGTGTCGGTCTGGTCGCTCAGCAGGTGCGGGCGGCGACCGCGCATCCGCAGGCGCGGACCACCATGCTGCGGTATGCGGGCGGGGAGTCGCTGGCCATGGCCGGGTGGGCCGTGGTCATCTTCGCGCTGCCCGAGCAACTGCGGCAGTGGGGCTTCCTGGCGATGGTGGTCGCCGAACTGCTGGTGCCGCTGTGGGCGGATCGGGCGTGGCCGATGCCGTGGCACCCGCATCACATCGCCGAACGCTATGGGCTGCTCACCATCATCGTGCTCGGCGAGACAATCCTGTCCGCCACCAACGCTTTTCGCGATGCGCTGACCGCGGCGGCGAACATCGAACTGCTGCTGATCGCGGCGGGCGGACTGCTCATCGTGTTCGCCATGTGGTGGGTCTACTTCTCGATGAACGCCGGTGAGCTGCTGGCGACGACTTTGCAGCCGTTCCTATGGGGTTACGGCCACTACGTGATCTTCGCGGCCGGTGCGGCGGTCGGCGCGGGGCTGTCGGTCAACATCGCCCAGGTCGAGCACCACACCGTCTTGTCGACGACCCAGGCGGGCTTGACCGTCACCGTCCCGGTCTTCTGCTATCTGCTGGTGGTGTGGTGGCTGATGGTCCGGCCACACGGCGCGAACGCGCCGTACGCCTGGACCATGCCGCTGCTGGGCACGCTCATCCTGGCAGCGAGTTTCACGCCCTACCCCGTCCCGGTGGCCGGTGTCCTGATGGCGCTGCTCATCGCCGTGAGCATTTACGCGCACTCCCACCGGCCGTCGACCGCCGACTGA
- a CDS encoding pyridoxamine 5'-phosphate oxidase family protein: MSDELFGVAAEIARASKYGFLTTVVEGAARTRLVQTAQVDADGTMWIGTSPKSRKAVDVSLQPEVTYAIEDRATLAYTCLYGAAEIVDDAAELNAKWQQGYEMFFPEGPEGGDFVLLRLRPRAVEVMDFTRRIHPAPYGLKAARAERAL, from the coding sequence ATGTCCGATGAACTGTTCGGTGTCGCAGCGGAAATCGCGCGGGCCAGCAAGTACGGGTTTCTGACGACGGTGGTCGAGGGAGCTGCACGGACGCGGCTCGTGCAGACCGCGCAGGTCGATGCCGACGGGACGATGTGGATCGGGACGAGTCCGAAATCGCGGAAGGCGGTTGATGTTTCGTTGCAGCCGGAAGTCACCTACGCGATCGAGGATCGGGCCACGCTGGCCTACACCTGTCTGTATGGCGCCGCCGAAATCGTCGACGACGCAGCGGAATTGAACGCCAAATGGCAGCAGGGGTACGAGATGTTCTTTCCCGAAGGACCCGAGGGCGGGGACTTCGTGTTGCTGCGGCTGCGGCCACGGGCGGTCGAGGTCATGGACTTCACGCGTCGAATCCATCCCGCGCCATACGGTTTGAAGGCGGCACGGGCGGAGCGAGCGCTCTAG
- a CDS encoding HAMP domain-containing sensor histidine kinase: MMVRRLSLRRRVAVAAAAAAALLATGMALGAFLLFQREVHRQVDQTLVQTATSTIRAEKHGIWAPEQAGTCRWLTSPPCSRFVSATADSTAPPDPDAAALTITDPEREIARHGTGRLFEDREYRGYPVRVLTTAVNDGRAVQVWTRTDSMSASIRTYAQVLALGVLAAIVLACTAGYLVTRIGLRPLGSVAAVARRVARTADPDEHLPVRGNDELADLSTSFNDMLAALGKAQAAQRQLIADASHELRTPLTALRSDVELLSAPDLPEASADRARARMRSGLDNMTELVTNLLDLARIDEAGLRPDRELLPLDDLVEQAVARYPHAAIERDLSPLDVYGNRTHLLSLLTNLIDNALKYGAPPVVISIHDQTLSVADHGPGVPDADASRIFDRFYRSPDVSAVPGSGLGLAIVARVAHTHGITVTTHRTAPTGLTVALTFPVAQHN, from the coding sequence ATGATGGTGCGCCGCTTGTCTTTACGCCGACGTGTTGCGGTTGCTGCTGCTGCCGCCGCCGCATTGCTGGCGACCGGAATGGCGCTGGGGGCGTTCTTGCTGTTCCAGCGTGAGGTGCACCGCCAGGTGGATCAGACCCTGGTCCAAACCGCGACCTCGACGATCCGCGCCGAGAAGCACGGCATCTGGGCCCCGGAGCAGGCTGGGACCTGTCGCTGGCTGACCTCCCCACCGTGCAGCCGATTCGTCTCTGCCACAGCTGATTCCACAGCTCCGCCCGATCCGGACGCTGCGGCGTTGACGATCACCGATCCGGAACGAGAGATCGCCCGCCACGGCACCGGCCGCCTCTTCGAGGATCGCGAATACCGCGGCTACCCCGTCCGAGTCCTCACCACCGCCGTGAATGACGGCCGCGCAGTACAGGTTTGGACGCGCACAGACAGCATGTCCGCCAGCATTCGAACCTACGCTCAGGTCCTCGCCCTCGGCGTGCTCGCCGCCATCGTCCTCGCCTGCACCGCGGGCTACCTGGTGACCCGCATCGGCCTGCGCCCCCTCGGCAGCGTCGCGGCCGTCGCCCGCCGCGTCGCGCGGACCGCTGACCCCGACGAACATCTTCCGGTCCGCGGCAACGACGAACTCGCCGACCTCTCGACAAGTTTCAACGACATGCTCGCCGCCCTCGGCAAGGCCCAAGCCGCCCAACGACAGCTGATCGCCGACGCCTCCCACGAACTACGCACCCCACTCACCGCCTTGCGCTCCGACGTCGAACTCCTCAGCGCCCCAGACCTTCCCGAGGCCAGCGCCGACCGCGCCCGAGCCCGGATGCGGTCCGGCCTCGACAATATGACCGAGCTGGTCACCAACCTCCTCGACCTGGCCCGCATCGACGAAGCCGGTCTCCGCCCCGACCGCGAACTCCTCCCCCTCGACGACCTCGTCGAGCAGGCAGTCGCCCGCTACCCGCACGCCGCCATCGAACGCGACCTGAGCCCACTCGACGTCTACGGCAACCGCACTCACCTACTGAGCCTGCTCACCAACCTCATCGACAACGCCCTGAAATACGGTGCGCCACCGGTGGTCATCTCCATCCACGACCAAACCCTCTCGGTCGCCGACCACGGCCCCGGCGTCCCGGACGCCGACGCATCCCGGATCTTCGACCGCTTCTACCGCTCCCCCGACGTCTCCGCGGTCCCCGGCTCCGGTCTCGGCCTCGCCATTGTCGCGCGCGTCGCCCACACCCACGGCATCACGGTCACCACCCACCGCACCGCCCCGACCGGCCTCACAGTCGCACTGACTTTCCCTGTAGCTCAACATAATTGA
- a CDS encoding response regulator transcription factor yields MSDSLEAPRVLVVDDDPNVREALGDALSALDHYRVERAADGLAALKILDNHRVDAVVLDLTMPRLDGSALCRRLRAAGDSTPILILTARDTTADRIQGLDDGADDYLGKPYDLGELRARVRALLRRAPNRTPEDPSSIELGDLLLNPQSRQATRAGAVIIQFTMTEFAVLELLARNTGLVLSRDTIAERVWGGTLPQTSNAIDVYIRYLRQKLDAAECPPLIHTVRGVGYQVRVP; encoded by the coding sequence ATGAGCGATTCATTAGAGGCACCGCGCGTGCTTGTCGTGGACGACGATCCCAACGTCCGCGAGGCACTCGGCGACGCCCTATCCGCCCTCGACCACTACCGAGTCGAGCGCGCGGCCGACGGCCTCGCCGCCCTGAAAATCCTCGACAACCACCGCGTAGACGCCGTCGTCCTGGACCTCACCATGCCCCGCCTCGACGGCTCCGCCCTCTGCCGCCGCCTGCGCGCCGCCGGCGACAGCACGCCGATCCTCATCCTCACCGCCCGCGACACCACCGCCGACCGCATCCAAGGCCTCGACGACGGCGCCGACGACTACCTCGGCAAGCCTTACGACCTAGGCGAACTCCGGGCCCGAGTACGCGCGCTCCTACGCCGCGCACCGAACCGCACACCCGAGGATCCCTCGAGCATCGAACTCGGTGACCTGCTCCTGAACCCGCAGTCCCGCCAAGCGACCCGCGCCGGCGCAGTCATCATCCAATTCACGATGACCGAATTCGCAGTCCTCGAACTCCTCGCTCGCAACACCGGCCTCGTCCTGTCCCGCGACACCATCGCCGAACGCGTCTGGGGCGGAACCCTGCCCCAGACCAGCAACGCCATCGATGTCTACATTCGCTACCTGCGCCAGAAGCTCGATGCCGCAGAATGCCCGCCGCTGATCCACACCGTGCGGGGTGTGGGCTACCAGGTGCGAGTGCCCTGA